A genome region from Brienomyrus brachyistius isolate T26 chromosome 23, BBRACH_0.4, whole genome shotgun sequence includes the following:
- the slc2a3a gene encoding solute carrier family 2, facilitated glucose transporter member 3a isoform X1: MDGQKKQQVTCYLVFSVSIVVIGSLQFGYNTGVINAPEQKLRAFFNSTWVGRYGQSISPGVCTLIWSLSVAIFSVGGMAGSFSVGVMANTFGRRNSMLIINVLALIGAVLMGLSTLCASFEMVIAGRLVIGLFCGLCTGLTPMYVGEVAPTALRGAFGTLHQLGVVVGILIAQIFGLEALLGSEKLWPVLLALTAIPALIQCLLLPFCPESPRFLLINRNEEELARKALVRLRGCDDVSEDMQEMKEESMKMAMEKKVTIPELFRSPLYRQPIVIAIMLQLSQQLSGINAVFYYSTGIFESAGVTKPIYATIGAGVVNTVFTVVSLFLVERAGRRTLHLLGLAGMAVSALLLTIALLLKDIQSLSYLSIAAVFAFVAMFEMGPGPIPWFIVAELFSQGPRPAAMAVAGCSNWTSNFLVGISFPKLVEWCGPYVFIIFMIFLIIFFVFTFFRVPETKGRTFEDIARGFSGSANPPSSLAQPFPQQDESTLSASPTKEKVPLENVPAEDMTETPQKPSSNT, encoded by the exons AAACAGCAGGTGACGTGCTACCTCGTCTTCTCTGTCTCCATCGTGGTCATCGGCTCTCTGCAGTTTGGCTACAACACTGGGGTCATTAATGCCCCTGAGCAG AAACTGCGAGCCTTCTTCAACAGCACCTGGGTGGGGCGCTATGGCCAGTCCATCAGCCCCGGGGTGTGCACGCTGATCTGGAGCCTGTCAGTGGCCATCTTCAGCGTGGGCGGCATGGCCGGATCCTTCAGCGTGGGCGTCATGGCAAACACCTTCGGCCG GCGGAATTCCATGCTGATTATCAATGTCCTGGCTCTGATTGGTGCAGTCCTGATGGGGCTGTCCACTCTCTGCGCTTCCTTTGAGATGGTGATAGCAGGGAGGTTGGTGATTGGTCTGTTCTGTGGCCTGTGCACGGGCCTGACTCCCATGTATGTGGGTGAGGTGGCCCCCACCGCCCTCCGCGGAGCCTTCGGGACTCTACACCAGCTGGGAGTCGTGGTGGGGATCCTGATTGCTCAG ATCTTCGGCTTGGAGGCCCTGCTCGGTTCGGAGAAGCTCTGGCCGGTGCTGCTGGCCCTGACTGCTATTCCAGCCCTGATCCAGTGTCTGCTGCTGCCCTTCTGTCCCGAGAGTCCGAGATTCCTGCTCATCAACAGGAACGAGGAGGAACTCGCTCGCAAAG CCCTCGTGAGGTTGCGCGGTTGTGATGATGTCAGCGAGGACATGCAGGAGATGAAGGAGGAAAGCATGAAGATGGCCATGGAGAAGAAGGTGACCATACCCGAGCTCTTCCGCTCTCCGCTGTACCGGCAGCCCATCGTCATCGCCATCATGCTGCAGCTCTCCCAACAGCTGTCCGGGATCAATGCC GTGTTTTATTACTCCACCGGTATTTTCGAGTCTGCCGGAGTGACCAAACCCATCTACGCCACCATCGGAGCCGGGGTGGTCAACACCGTCTTCACCGTGGTATCG CTGTTTCTGGTGGAGAGGGCGGGCCGCAGAACTCTCCATCTCCTCGGCCTGGCTGGAATGGCAGTCAGCGCACTGCTTTTGACTATTGCATTACTATTG AAGGACATACAGTCTTTGAGTTACCTCAGCATCGCGGCAGTGTTCGCCTTCGTGGCCATGTTCGAGATGGGGCCAGGGCCCATTCCCTGGTTCATCGTGGCTGAGCTGTTCTCCCAAGGGCCTCGACCGGCCGCCATGGCTGTAGCTGGCTGCTCCAACTGGACGTCCAACTTCCTTGTAGGAATCAGCTTCCCCAAGCTGGTG GAATGGTGTGGTCCTTACGTCTTCATCATCTTCATGATCTTTCTCATCATCTTCTTCGTCTTCACCTTCTTCCGAGTTCCTGAGACTAAAGGACGGACCTTCGAAGACATTGCCCGTGGATTCAGTGGGTCCGCCAACCCCCCCTCCAGCCTGGCCCAGCCCTTCCCACAGCAGGATGAATCCACCCTGTCTGCTTCTCCTACCAAGGAGAAGGTTCCGTTAGAGAATGttccagcagaggacatgaCAGAAACACCTCAGAAACCCAGTAGCAACACATAG
- the slc2a3a gene encoding solute carrier family 2, facilitated glucose transporter member 3a isoform X2 — protein MDGQKKQQVTCYLVFSVSIVVIGSLQFGYNTGVINAPEQKLRAFFNSTWVGRYGQSISPGVCTLIWSLSVAIFSVGGMAGSFSVGVMANTFGRRNSMLIINVLALIGAVLMGLSTLCASFEMVIAGRLVIGLFCGLCTGLTPMYVGEVAPTALRGAFGTLHQLGVVVGILIAQIFGLEALLGSEKLWPVLLALTAIPALIQCLLLPFCPESPRFLLINRNEEELARKALVRLRGCDDVSEDMQEMKEESMKMAMEKKVTIPELFRSPLYRQPIVIAIMLQLSQQLSGINAVFYYSTGIFESAGVTKPIYATIGAGVVNTVFTVVSLFLVERAGRRTLHLLGLAGMAVSALLLTIALLLVASLPYLYVFRSNSIAVPFFEQKDIQSLSYLSIAAVFAFVAMFEMGPGPIPWFIVAELFSQGPRPAAMAVAGCSNWTSNFLVGISFPKLVEWCGPYVFIIFMIFLIIFFVFTFFRVPETKGRTFEDIARGFSGSANPPSSLAQPFPQQDESTLSASPTKEKVPLENVPAEDMTETPQKPSSNT, from the exons AAACAGCAGGTGACGTGCTACCTCGTCTTCTCTGTCTCCATCGTGGTCATCGGCTCTCTGCAGTTTGGCTACAACACTGGGGTCATTAATGCCCCTGAGCAG AAACTGCGAGCCTTCTTCAACAGCACCTGGGTGGGGCGCTATGGCCAGTCCATCAGCCCCGGGGTGTGCACGCTGATCTGGAGCCTGTCAGTGGCCATCTTCAGCGTGGGCGGCATGGCCGGATCCTTCAGCGTGGGCGTCATGGCAAACACCTTCGGCCG GCGGAATTCCATGCTGATTATCAATGTCCTGGCTCTGATTGGTGCAGTCCTGATGGGGCTGTCCACTCTCTGCGCTTCCTTTGAGATGGTGATAGCAGGGAGGTTGGTGATTGGTCTGTTCTGTGGCCTGTGCACGGGCCTGACTCCCATGTATGTGGGTGAGGTGGCCCCCACCGCCCTCCGCGGAGCCTTCGGGACTCTACACCAGCTGGGAGTCGTGGTGGGGATCCTGATTGCTCAG ATCTTCGGCTTGGAGGCCCTGCTCGGTTCGGAGAAGCTCTGGCCGGTGCTGCTGGCCCTGACTGCTATTCCAGCCCTGATCCAGTGTCTGCTGCTGCCCTTCTGTCCCGAGAGTCCGAGATTCCTGCTCATCAACAGGAACGAGGAGGAACTCGCTCGCAAAG CCCTCGTGAGGTTGCGCGGTTGTGATGATGTCAGCGAGGACATGCAGGAGATGAAGGAGGAAAGCATGAAGATGGCCATGGAGAAGAAGGTGACCATACCCGAGCTCTTCCGCTCTCCGCTGTACCGGCAGCCCATCGTCATCGCCATCATGCTGCAGCTCTCCCAACAGCTGTCCGGGATCAATGCC GTGTTTTATTACTCCACCGGTATTTTCGAGTCTGCCGGAGTGACCAAACCCATCTACGCCACCATCGGAGCCGGGGTGGTCAACACCGTCTTCACCGTGGTATCG CTGTTTCTGGTGGAGAGGGCGGGCCGCAGAACTCTCCATCTCCTCGGCCTGGCTGGAATGGCAGTCAGCGCACTGCTTTTGACTATTGCATTACTATTGGTGG CGAGTCTGCCGTACCTCTACGTCTTCAGAAGTAACTCCATCGCCGTGCCTTTCTTTGAGCAGAAGGACATACAGTCTTTGAGTTACCTCAGCATCGCGGCAGTGTTCGCCTTCGTGGCCATGTTCGAGATGGGGCCAGGGCCCATTCCCTGGTTCATCGTGGCTGAGCTGTTCTCCCAAGGGCCTCGACCGGCCGCCATGGCTGTAGCTGGCTGCTCCAACTGGACGTCCAACTTCCTTGTAGGAATCAGCTTCCCCAAGCTGGTG GAATGGTGTGGTCCTTACGTCTTCATCATCTTCATGATCTTTCTCATCATCTTCTTCGTCTTCACCTTCTTCCGAGTTCCTGAGACTAAAGGACGGACCTTCGAAGACATTGCCCGTGGATTCAGTGGGTCCGCCAACCCCCCCTCCAGCCTGGCCCAGCCCTTCCCACAGCAGGATGAATCCACCCTGTCTGCTTCTCCTACCAAGGAGAAGGTTCCGTTAGAGAATGttccagcagaggacatgaCAGAAACACCTCAGAAACCCAGTAGCAACACATAG